One window from the genome of Carassius carassius chromosome 15, fCarCar2.1, whole genome shotgun sequence encodes:
- the LOC132158247 gene encoding cytoplasmic phosphatidylinositol transfer protein 1-like produces the protein MLMKEYRICMPLTVDEYKIGQLYMISKHSSEQSGGGEGVEVVRNEPCTDPKHGAGQITEKRIYLNSKLPTWIRKFVPMLFYITETAWNFYPYTVTEYTCSFLPRFHVKIETHFENDNGCDENVFGDDPTLKDNVCFLDILSDPIPDKHYKKSEDLSNWVSQKTGRGPLVDGWRNTTKPIMCSYKRVTCSFEVYGFQGRTEDFIHRNIRDILLVGHRQAVAWIDEWHGMTLEQVREYERKQQEETNSKLKSDITCTDSAPPVRPSLTRSISVTDESSLKKMGIKTIDMPSPSSLKNPMRLNSTPE, from the exons TACAAGATCGGCCAGTTATACATGATCAGCAAGCACAGCAGTGAGCAGAGCGGAGGGGGCGAAGGGGTGGAGGTCGTCCGTAATGAGCCCTGCACAGACCCCAAACACGGAGCCGGACAGATCACAGAGAAACGCATCTACCTCAACAG CAAACTGCCAACCTGGATAAGAAAGTTTGTCCCCATGCTTTTTTATATCACAGAAACTGCCTGGAACTTCTACCCTTACACTGTAACAG AGTACACG TGTTCCTTCCTGCCGAGGTTCCATGTCAAGATAGAGACACACTTTGAGAATGACAACGGCTGCGATGAAAAT GTGTTTGGTGATGACCCCACTCTAAAGGACAATGTCTGCTTTTTGGATATTTTGAGTGATCCAATCCCTGACAAGCATTATAAGAAGTCAGAG GATCTGAGCAACTGGGTGTCACAGAAAACAGGCCGGGGACCCCTTGTGGATGGCTGGAGGAACACCACTAAACCCATCATGTGCTCTTACAAGAGAGTCACCTGTAGCTTTGAGGTCTATGGCTTTCAGGGGCGAACAGAGGACTTCATTCACAGG AACATTCGTGACATTCTGTTGGTGGGACACAGACAGGCGGTGGCATGGATTGACGAGTGGCATG GAATGACACTCGAGCAGGTGAGAGAGTATGAGAGAAAACAGCAGGAGGAAACCAACAGCAAACTCAAGAGTGACATAACCTGCACAG ACTCTGCTCCTCCAGTGCGACCCAGCCTTACTCGCTCCATCTCTGTTACGGATGAATCGTCACTGAAAAAGATGGGGATAAAGACTATAGACATGCCAAGCCCTTCCTCCCTCAAAAATCCCATGAGATTAAACTCTACACCAGAATAA